From Chloroflexota bacterium, a single genomic window includes:
- the cdaA gene encoding diadenylate cyclase CdaA, with protein sequence MEQLEYLVKEFSWGAAAQIILVALLFHGVLTLIRGTQADILVRGALVVLVAILVIGRVLQLPLINWIVENGLILLSFAVVVVFQPEIRRLLERVGRTGTLVARPFGTTSPEDTEVMIGEVVTAVTALSGRIWGSIIVIQRTGGLEEYAATGTRLEAQLSQDLLLTAFHPGSELHDGALLVRGRMVTAAHVMLPLSDALGPQDHVGTRHRAGLGITEVSDAIAVMTSEESGGISFASDGRLERHLTPDQLRRRLETAFRVQTRGAALQNLPAWISRR encoded by the coding sequence GTGGAACAGCTCGAGTACCTCGTCAAAGAGTTCAGTTGGGGCGCTGCCGCGCAGATCATCCTCGTCGCGCTCCTCTTTCACGGCGTTCTGACGCTGATTCGCGGCACGCAGGCAGACATCCTGGTTCGCGGCGCCTTGGTAGTCCTGGTGGCGATTCTGGTGATTGGGCGCGTGCTGCAATTGCCGTTGATCAACTGGATCGTGGAAAACGGCCTGATCCTGCTGTCGTTCGCGGTGGTGGTGGTGTTCCAACCGGAAATCCGCCGGTTGCTTGAGCGCGTGGGTCGCACCGGCACGTTGGTGGCGCGACCGTTCGGGACCACGTCTCCCGAAGATACCGAGGTGATGATCGGGGAGGTCGTCACAGCGGTCACGGCACTCTCGGGACGGATATGGGGATCAATCATCGTGATCCAGCGAACGGGCGGGCTCGAGGAGTACGCCGCCACCGGCACTCGCCTCGAAGCTCAGCTTTCGCAAGATCTGTTGCTGACCGCGTTCCATCCGGGCTCGGAGCTGCATGACGGCGCGCTGCTCGTGCGCGGACGCATGGTGACGGCGGCGCACGTCATGCTGCCGCTGAGCGACGCGCTGGGCCCGCAAGACCACGTGGGAACGCGCCATCGCGCGGGCTTGGGCATCACCGAGGTGTCGGACGCGATCGCGGTGATGACCTCGGAAGAAAGCGGCGGCATCTCATTTGCCTCTGATGGCCGGCTCGAGCGGCACCTGACGCCGGACCAACTGCGACGCCGCCTGGAAACGGCCTTCCGCGTGCAGACCCGCGGGGCGGCGCTGCAAAACCTGCCGGCCTGGATTTCACGCCGCTAG
- a CDS encoding cysteine desulfurase family protein: MTTPTRDRIYLDHAATTPLDPAVRRAMVEVLDGPFGNPSSVHASGRLARAALDRARRQVADALGAQPHEIVFTSGGTEASNLAIAGLARRSGRRHTAVSAIEHHAVLRAAWTLRDRGLPVSEVPVDAHGRVTPDMLAEHLRPDTALVSIALANNEIGTVQDIAALARTARAAGALFHTDAVQAVGQLDINVDRLGVDLLSLSGHKIYGPKGIGALYVRDGVKLEPLVWGGAQEMGRRAGTENIPAAVGLAHAVTAACASWRATNARLAELSGELIDAVLRKVPHAQVTGHPTARLPSIASFVFADVDAEPLLINLDLDGIDASSGAACEAGSLEPSHVIEALGLPPAYRRGPLRLSLGRDTTRAHVLQAANVIARHANRLHAAPQPAAARLGAR, translated from the coding sequence ATGACCACACCCACGCGCGATCGCATCTATCTGGACCACGCGGCTACCACGCCGCTCGATCCGGCTGTCCGCCGGGCCATGGTCGAAGTCTTGGACGGACCCTTCGGCAACCCCTCGAGCGTGCACGCGTCGGGCCGTCTCGCGCGCGCCGCGCTCGACCGCGCACGGCGACAGGTGGCGGACGCTCTCGGTGCGCAGCCGCACGAGATCGTCTTCACCTCCGGCGGCACCGAGGCCAGCAACCTGGCCATCGCGGGGCTAGCTCGCCGGAGCGGCCGCAGGCACACGGCGGTGAGCGCCATCGAGCATCACGCCGTGCTGCGCGCGGCCTGGACGCTGCGTGACCGTGGGCTCCCCGTTTCCGAGGTTCCAGTGGACGCCCACGGCCGTGTGACGCCGGACATGCTGGCGGAACACCTGCGGCCCGACACCGCGCTGGTCAGCATCGCTCTGGCCAACAACGAGATTGGCACGGTGCAAGACATCGCGGCGCTCGCCCGGACGGCGCGCGCGGCCGGTGCGCTGTTTCACACCGACGCCGTTCAGGCGGTAGGGCAACTCGACATAAATGTTGATCGACTGGGTGTCGATCTGCTATCACTGTCTGGCCACAAGATTTACGGGCCTAAGGGCATCGGCGCGCTCTACGTGCGAGATGGCGTGAAGTTGGAACCGCTAGTTTGGGGTGGTGCGCAGGAGATGGGTCGTCGGGCGGGAACGGAAAACATTCCGGCAGCCGTCGGCTTGGCGCACGCGGTCACCGCGGCCTGCGCGTCGTGGCGCGCCACGAATGCGCGGCTGGCCGAGTTGTCGGGAGAATTGATCGACGCCGTTCTGAGAAAGGTGCCGCACGCACAAGTGACTGGGCACCCGACAGCTCGGTTGCCGTCCATTGCCAGCTTCGTGTTTGCCGACGTGGACGCCGAGCCCCTGTTGATCAATCTCGACCTGGACGGCATCGACGCCTCATCGGGGGCCGCGTGCGAGGCCGGCTCCCTGGAACCATCCCACGTCATCGAGGCGCTCGGGCTGCCGCCCGCCTACCGCCGGGGACCGCTGCGGCTTAGCCTTGGCCGGGATACGACCCGTGCGCACGTGCTGCAGGCCGCGAATGTGATTGCCCGGCACGCGAATCGTCTGCACGCCGCGCCTCAGCCAGCCGCGGCACGCCTGGGGGCACGCTAG
- a CDS encoding CdaR family protein: MRRLSPQALWTARALRFARHSLGVRFLVALALSALVWVGLTIEENPEATEPFPGRLIVEPVGLDTRSLVLVEEIAPVRVSVMGPKVNLASLTADHFVARVDLGGLGAGRHQVDVDVVVSDSQVEIVLITPANIAVELDPVVERNLRVNARIESDVATGYRADLSGITAEPADATVSGASSVVDQVARVQAALSLEDATRDVRVEGILIPVDRQGMEVEDVRVDPPTVLVNVPVNRITSRKRVPVVPRIEGTVAPSFFIARIGVVPTSVEIEGEPGALERVDAVETLPIDIADARGDIERDVGFEAPEGITIRSDQPFAQVAVVVEPLDETTTIQVAVVLTNLGTGLQAIADQPFLQIVMSGPAEVLQGLRGGDILAEVDLSNRAPGLHQIRPVITNPAPDTLRMVRHTPAVVDVRISPLDAPSAAPATTAIPGPGGAVPAATPTPTGSAS, encoded by the coding sequence GTGCGACGCCTCAGTCCTCAGGCGCTCTGGACAGCCCGCGCCCTGCGATTCGCGCGCCACAGCCTCGGGGTCCGGTTCCTTGTGGCGCTCGCGCTGTCGGCGCTGGTGTGGGTCGGACTCACCATCGAGGAAAACCCCGAGGCGACCGAGCCGTTCCCCGGCCGCTTGATTGTGGAGCCGGTCGGCCTCGATACGCGCAGCCTTGTCCTCGTGGAGGAAATCGCGCCGGTGCGCGTGAGCGTAATGGGACCAAAGGTCAATCTCGCCAGCCTCACCGCCGATCACTTCGTGGCCAGAGTCGATCTCGGCGGGCTTGGCGCCGGACGGCATCAGGTCGACGTGGACGTGGTGGTGTCGGATTCGCAGGTTGAAATCGTGCTCATCACGCCGGCAAACATTGCGGTTGAGCTCGATCCCGTCGTCGAGCGCAACCTGCGAGTCAATGCCCGAATCGAGAGCGACGTTGCCACGGGATATCGGGCGGATCTGTCTGGAATCACCGCCGAACCCGCCGACGCCACCGTCAGCGGCGCCTCGTCGGTCGTTGACCAAGTCGCCCGCGTTCAGGCCGCGCTCAGCCTGGAAGACGCCACGCGCGATGTCCGGGTCGAGGGCATCTTGATCCCCGTGGATCGGCAGGGAATGGAGGTGGAGGACGTGCGCGTCGATCCACCCACCGTGCTGGTGAACGTGCCCGTCAACCGGATTACCAGCCGCAAGCGCGTGCCGGTGGTTCCGCGAATCGAAGGGACGGTGGCGCCATCATTCTTCATTGCGCGGATTGGCGTCGTCCCGACCAGCGTCGAGATCGAAGGCGAGCCCGGGGCGCTCGAACGCGTGGACGCCGTGGAAACATTGCCCATCGACATTGCGGATGCCCGCGGCGACATCGAGCGCGACGTTGGGTTCGAGGCGCCCGAGGGCATCACGATTCGCAGCGATCAGCCATTCGCGCAAGTTGCGGTGGTCGTCGAACCGCTCGACGAAACCACCACCATTCAGGTGGCGGTGGTCCTGACGAATCTCGGCACCGGCCTCCAGGCGATCGCCGACCAACCGTTCCTGCAGATTGTGATGTCGGGTCCCGCCGAGGTACTACAAGGCTTGCGCGGCGGCGACATCCTGGCGGAGGTCGATTTGAGCAATCGCGCGCCGGGCCTCCACCAGATCCGACCGGTGATCACGAATCCCGCGCCGGATACCCTGCGCATGGTGCGGCACACGCCGGCGGTCGTGGACGTGCGCATCTCACCGCTCGATGCCCCAAGCGCCGCACCGGCGACGACCGCCATACCCGGTCCGGGCGGCGCCGTGCCGGCAGCCACGCCAACCCCGACCGGATCGGC
- the argF gene encoding ornithine carbamoyltransferase, with amino-acid sequence MPSTSGAPAVRGLQGRDLLSLADLGSGDVATILDAAARLKLAQANGVPHTLLPGRTLGMLFEKASLRTRTTFVVGMVHLGGQAVDLMAEHTQMGVRESAPDIARNLERWVDGVMARVYDQHVLEELAEHARVPVINGLSDRFHPCQVLADLLTLREHVGSLSGRTLAYVGDGFNVCHSLLLGGALTGLHVRVGTPRGYEPDPAIVEQARGLARASGASIEVVSSAEAAVRDADAVYTDSWVSMGLEDERAERLAAFGPFQVNADLMAAAQPHAVFMHCLPAHRGQEVTDDVMDGPQSVVFDQAENRLHAQKALLVLLIGGEAALEALPQ; translated from the coding sequence GTGCCATCTACTAGCGGCGCGCCCGCCGTTCGCGGGCTCCAGGGACGCGACCTGCTTTCCCTGGCGGACCTCGGCAGTGGCGACGTCGCGACCATTCTGGACGCGGCCGCGCGGCTGAAACTCGCCCAAGCCAACGGCGTCCCCCACACGCTGCTCCCCGGCCGAACGCTTGGGATGCTCTTCGAGAAAGCCTCCCTGCGCACCCGCACTACGTTCGTCGTGGGCATGGTTCATCTCGGGGGACAGGCCGTTGACCTGATGGCCGAGCACACGCAGATGGGCGTGAGGGAGTCTGCGCCCGACATCGCGCGAAACCTGGAGCGCTGGGTTGACGGCGTCATGGCGCGGGTCTACGACCAGCACGTGCTCGAAGAGCTGGCCGAACATGCGCGCGTACCCGTGATCAATGGTCTCAGCGACCGCTTTCATCCATGTCAGGTGCTGGCCGACTTGCTGACGCTCCGCGAGCACGTGGGCTCGCTTTCCGGCCGCACCCTGGCGTATGTGGGCGATGGCTTCAATGTGTGTCATTCCCTGCTTCTGGGCGGCGCATTGACCGGGCTGCACGTGCGCGTCGGGACGCCCCGCGGCTATGAGCCCGACCCGGCCATCGTCGAGCAGGCGCGCGGGCTGGCTCGGGCTTCGGGCGCCAGCATCGAAGTCGTCTCAAGCGCCGAGGCGGCCGTGCGGGACGCCGACGCGGTCTATACCGACTCGTGGGTGAGCATGGGCCTGGAGGACGAACGCGCCGAGCGCCTCGCGGCGTTCGGACCGTTTCAAGTGAATGCCGACCTGATGGCCGCCGCGCAGCCGCACGCCGTGTTCATGCACTGCCTGCCGGCCCATCGCGGGCAGGAAGTCACCGACGACGTGATGGACGGTCCACAGTCCGTCGTCTTTGATCAAGCCGAGAATCGACTGCACGCACAGAAGGCGTTGCTCGTGCTGCTCATTGGCGGCGAGGCCGCCCTGGAAGCTCTGCCGCAATAG
- the alaS gene encoding alanine--tRNA ligase: MQTDKIREMFLAFFADRGHVVLPGSSLIPTGDPSVLLTTAGMQQFKAYFSGERPAPYPRVATVQKSFRTTDFDEVGDLSHLTFFEMLGNFSFNDYFKEEAIAYARELVLEVAGIDPAHLWVTVFEGREGVPRDDESAEIWTDAGHPRERIAFLGDDNFWDPTGDSGPCGPCTEIFVNLQPDEPDVGPAVAPDRYLEIWNLVFNQYLQDTEGALSPSNPGVDTGAGLERWAWVLQGVPSTYDTDVWRPMLSLVSGRAGRAYAPDDAAGRSMRIVAQHSRAAAFLIADGVMPGNEGRGYVLRRSLRHAVRHADLLRMGDDALSPLADLTVEIFGEAYPELERRYTFICDAIRDEEARFRRTLVTGMALLDEMLTDIPRGGTLPGARAFLLYDTYGFPRDVTHEVAEARGVALDDEGFAAALAEQRERSRAAQRGDRSARLPAGFGETAFLGYGGQVAGEGTVVAVDIDGTLHESVNAPGRAMVVLDQTPFYAEAGGQVGDTGALRRDGLVARVRDTQSAPEGTHVHLVDVTEGVLRVGDVVRAEVDGSRRQDIMRNHSATHLLHAALRHTLGAHVQQAGSLVAPDRLRFDFTHPNPVDRAQLRAIQQWVNGRVLEDLPVATETAEVREAVERGAMALFGEKYGEVVRVVAMGDQSLELCGGTHCTATSQIGMFAIASEGGIAAGVRRIEALTGHGAAEFVERQQDILNEVAEEAGVSPGESAERIRRLKTELAQARRQVAAAERAEARRSAAALLAGREQVDGLTLVAGRVSVANRDALRQVTESLRDQLEEPWVILLATSVTAKPAFVAAASAQAVDAGVHAGDLARTVAKLTGGSGGGRPELAMSGGTDAAKIDEALDAGRSYVAAIRRPS; this comes from the coding sequence ATGCAGACCGACAAGATTCGCGAGATGTTTCTCGCGTTCTTCGCCGACCGCGGGCACGTCGTGCTTCCAGGCTCGTCCCTGATTCCCACGGGCGATCCGAGCGTCCTGCTCACGACAGCGGGTATGCAGCAGTTCAAAGCCTATTTCAGCGGCGAACGCCCGGCGCCCTATCCACGTGTGGCCACGGTGCAGAAGTCCTTCCGCACCACCGACTTCGATGAGGTCGGCGACCTGAGCCACCTGACCTTCTTCGAAATGCTGGGCAATTTTAGCTTCAACGACTACTTCAAAGAGGAAGCGATCGCGTACGCCCGCGAATTGGTGCTGGAGGTCGCCGGCATCGATCCGGCCCATCTCTGGGTGACGGTCTTCGAGGGCCGCGAGGGCGTGCCCCGCGACGACGAATCGGCCGAAATCTGGACGGATGCCGGTCATCCGCGCGAGCGCATCGCCTTCTTGGGCGATGACAACTTTTGGGACCCGACCGGCGATAGCGGGCCCTGTGGTCCCTGCACCGAAATCTTCGTCAACCTTCAACCCGACGAGCCAGACGTAGGTCCGGCGGTGGCGCCGGACCGCTACCTCGAAATCTGGAACCTCGTATTCAACCAGTATCTCCAGGACACGGAAGGTGCGCTCAGCCCCTCGAATCCCGGCGTGGACACGGGCGCCGGGCTCGAACGTTGGGCCTGGGTGCTCCAGGGCGTGCCGTCTACCTATGACACCGACGTGTGGAGGCCGATGCTCAGCCTTGTGAGCGGGCGCGCCGGTCGCGCCTATGCACCCGATGACGCGGCCGGGCGCTCTATGCGCATCGTGGCGCAGCATTCGCGCGCGGCGGCGTTTCTGATTGCCGACGGGGTGATGCCCGGCAATGAAGGCCGGGGCTATGTGTTGCGGCGCAGCCTGCGCCATGCCGTGCGCCACGCCGACCTGCTGCGAATGGGTGATGACGCGCTGTCGCCCCTTGCCGACCTAACCGTCGAGATTTTCGGCGAGGCGTATCCGGAGCTGGAGCGACGGTACACGTTCATTTGCGACGCCATCCGTGATGAGGAAGCCCGCTTCCGCCGAACGCTGGTGACGGGGATGGCCCTGCTCGACGAGATGCTGACCGACATTCCCCGCGGCGGCACCCTGCCGGGCGCCCGCGCGTTTCTTCTCTACGACACCTACGGGTTCCCGCGCGACGTCACCCACGAGGTGGCGGAAGCGCGCGGCGTCGCCCTGGATGATGAGGGTTTCGCGGCGGCGCTGGCCGAGCAGCGTGAGCGTAGCCGCGCGGCACAGCGTGGCGATCGCAGCGCGCGTCTTCCCGCTGGATTCGGCGAAACGGCATTTCTCGGGTACGGCGGGCAAGTTGCGGGCGAAGGCACCGTCGTCGCCGTCGACATCGACGGCACCCTGCACGAGTCGGTGAATGCGCCGGGCCGGGCCATGGTCGTGCTCGACCAAACGCCCTTCTACGCCGAGGCCGGCGGCCAGGTCGGCGACACCGGCGCTCTCCGACGCGACGGACTCGTGGCGCGGGTTCGAGATACGCAGAGTGCGCCCGAGGGAACCCACGTCCATCTGGTTGACGTCACGGAAGGCGTTCTGCGGGTCGGCGACGTCGTGCGGGCGGAGGTCGATGGCTCGCGTCGGCAAGACATCATGCGCAATCACTCGGCGACCCACCTGTTGCACGCGGCGCTCCGCCACACGCTGGGCGCCCACGTGCAGCAGGCGGGATCGCTGGTAGCTCCCGATCGCCTTCGCTTTGACTTCACGCATCCCAACCCGGTTGATCGGGCGCAGCTGCGCGCCATCCAACAGTGGGTCAATGGCCGCGTGCTCGAAGACTTGCCGGTCGCGACTGAAACGGCGGAGGTGCGGGAGGCGGTCGAACGGGGCGCCATGGCGCTCTTCGGCGAAAAGTATGGCGAGGTCGTGCGGGTGGTTGCCATGGGCGACCAATCGTTGGAGCTCTGCGGGGGCACGCACTGCACCGCGACGAGCCAGATCGGCATGTTCGCCATCGCCAGCGAAGGCGGCATCGCCGCCGGCGTGCGCCGCATCGAGGCGCTGACCGGCCACGGAGCCGCCGAGTTCGTCGAGCGCCAGCAGGACATCCTCAACGAGGTGGCCGAGGAAGCCGGCGTATCGCCGGGCGAGTCGGCGGAACGCATCCGTCGACTCAAGACTGAGCTTGCCCAGGCCCGTCGTCAGGTCGCCGCTGCCGAACGCGCGGAGGCGCGACGGTCCGCGGCGGCGCTGCTGGCGGGTCGCGAGCAGGTGGATGGCCTCACGCTGGTCGCCGGGCGCGTCAGCGTCGCCAACCGTGACGCGCTGCGGCAGGTCACCGAGTCGTTGCGCGACCAGCTCGAGGAGCCTTGGGTCATTCTCCTGGCCACGAGCGTCACGGCGAAGCCCGCCTTCGTGGCGGCCGCTTCGGCTCAGGCCGTGGATGCGGGCGTGCATGCCGGCGACCTGGCTCGAACCGTCGCCAAGCTCACGGGCGGAAGCGGCGGCGGGCGGCCGGAACTCGCGATGTCGGGCGGCACGGACGCCGCAAAGATCGACGAGGCATTGGACGCCGGGCGCAGCTATGTGGCCGCCATTCGGAGGCCGTCATGA